One genomic window of Vulgatibacter sp. includes the following:
- a CDS encoding fatty acid desaturase, whose protein sequence is MSFIDRVLEAPTYGWERDGKLSAPPVRELLRHTLARLNVFRDRRNWVAFSSWFWSLAFAPFLLVFLTKYFSLPLLAVGLVYAMVVVGSHGTIWFHRYSTHRAYQFRHPLVRFAVENLVPKVIINELYTISHHVHHARSEQPGDPYNAQGGFFYCFLADVNHQPIARDLSRQDYGKLQRLMSHTGVRTNSYERYLRWGSLARPLRTTLGFAASWAFWYGTFFLIGGHALATALFGCTFLWAVGIRTFNYDGHGKGKDKRKVGYDLHTGDRSINQVWPGLVAGEWHNNHHLFPRSARTGFLPSQPDGAWFFIRGLEKLGLVHRVIDDRERFLALHRAHHARLVEAPAA, encoded by the coding sequence TTGTCCTTCATCGACCGTGTCCTCGAGGCGCCCACCTACGGCTGGGAGCGTGACGGCAAGCTCAGCGCTCCCCCGGTTCGCGAGCTTCTCCGCCACACGCTCGCCCGCCTGAACGTCTTCCGCGATCGGCGCAATTGGGTCGCCTTCAGCAGCTGGTTCTGGAGCCTCGCGTTCGCGCCCTTCCTCCTCGTCTTCCTGACGAAATACTTCAGCTTGCCGCTGCTCGCGGTGGGGCTCGTCTACGCGATGGTGGTGGTGGGGAGCCACGGCACGATCTGGTTCCATCGCTACTCGACGCACCGGGCCTACCAGTTCCGGCATCCGCTGGTGCGCTTCGCCGTCGAGAACCTGGTGCCGAAGGTGATCATCAACGAGCTCTACACGATCTCGCACCACGTGCATCACGCGCGGAGCGAGCAGCCCGGCGACCCGTACAACGCCCAGGGCGGCTTCTTCTACTGCTTCCTCGCCGACGTGAACCACCAGCCGATCGCCCGCGACCTGAGCCGGCAGGACTACGGCAAGCTCCAGCGGCTGATGAGCCACACCGGCGTCCGCACCAACAGCTACGAGCGCTACCTGCGCTGGGGGAGCCTCGCCCGGCCGCTGCGCACCACGCTGGGCTTCGCGGCGAGCTGGGCCTTCTGGTACGGCACCTTCTTCCTCATCGGCGGCCATGCGCTGGCCACCGCGCTCTTCGGCTGCACCTTCCTCTGGGCGGTCGGGATCCGGACCTTCAACTACGACGGCCACGGCAAGGGCAAGGACAAGCGCAAGGTAGGTTACGACCTCCACACCGGCGATCGCTCGATCAACCAGGTGTGGCCGGGCCTGGTCGCAGGCGAGTGGCACAACAACCACCACCTCTTCCCGCGCAGCGCCCGCACCGGCTTCCTGCCCTCGCAGCCCGACGGCGCATGGTTCTTCATCCGCGGGCTGGAGAAGCTCGGACTCGTGCACCGGGTGATCGACGACAGGGAGCGCTTCCTCGCGCTCCACCGCGCGCACCACGCGCGCCTCGTCGAGGCGCCGGCGGCCTGA
- a CDS encoding glycosyltransferase family 39 protein, protein MKRSHTIGLALLALFLGLRLAHLEADPPTHYPTGRFAQELYVEGPAKAHEARRFGLFGTFETRTADNYRIWSTQSPAYVLPLSGFFRLFGAGYVQLRIFCALAASLGFAVFLLLARQHGNPLVAPIAGLLFACSFFDVQLTRSGLLEPYLDGLLALSFLTGLLALRNLRWLAASHAAFAAALLTKQTALFALPPLLALGVAAHLRARRRGASPGQHLAVLGAGLGLAAALLLYVRSPAYWETVRWNFGHMIVGVEQHRQLSLGAVKLLALLDRIATPERWVEGALYIAPLLPLALVPMGRAIQALVRRRPVEMLDLVAGGWLLCALVALQLTEHVRPRFSLVLLPPAALLAASALAWLATLRAHPLLRAAPLALAAVVALATDLRWQARWWSTPTYQLRDAGAQLGELLGRDDVVVGAWAPVLGFDTAADTFYVKGPFNTSRAAFTALGVTHLLLRQRDHTGARVKRLAPAAWSGRKRELELPVLDERITLFRLPRQQLSGDPPQSRGAARSSPGDSESK, encoded by the coding sequence GTGAAAAGAAGCCATACGATCGGCCTCGCCCTGCTCGCGCTCTTCCTCGGCCTGCGGCTCGCGCACCTGGAGGCGGATCCCCCCACCCACTATCCCACCGGTCGCTTCGCGCAGGAGCTCTACGTCGAGGGCCCTGCCAAGGCCCACGAGGCCCGACGCTTCGGCCTCTTCGGCACCTTCGAGACCAGGACCGCGGACAACTACCGCATCTGGAGCACGCAGAGCCCCGCCTACGTCCTCCCGCTCTCGGGCTTCTTCCGGCTCTTCGGCGCAGGGTACGTGCAGCTGCGGATCTTCTGTGCCCTCGCCGCCAGCCTGGGCTTCGCGGTCTTCCTGCTCCTCGCCAGGCAGCACGGGAACCCGCTGGTCGCGCCGATCGCCGGTCTGCTCTTCGCCTGCAGCTTCTTCGACGTCCAGCTCACCCGCAGCGGCCTGCTCGAGCCCTATCTCGACGGGCTGCTCGCGCTCTCGTTCCTCACGGGGCTGCTCGCGCTGCGCAACCTGCGCTGGCTCGCCGCGAGCCACGCCGCCTTCGCCGCCGCGCTCCTCACCAAGCAGACGGCGCTCTTCGCCCTGCCGCCGCTGCTCGCCCTCGGCGTCGCCGCCCACCTTCGGGCGCGGCGGCGCGGCGCTTCGCCCGGCCAGCATCTGGCCGTGCTGGGAGCGGGCCTGGGCCTGGCGGCGGCGTTGCTGCTCTACGTCCGCAGCCCCGCCTATTGGGAGACGGTGCGGTGGAACTTCGGCCACATGATCGTCGGGGTCGAGCAGCACCGGCAGCTCTCGCTCGGCGCGGTGAAGCTCCTCGCCCTCCTCGATCGCATCGCCACGCCGGAGCGCTGGGTCGAGGGCGCCCTCTACATCGCCCCGCTCCTGCCGCTCGCCCTCGTGCCGATGGGCCGCGCGATCCAGGCCCTGGTGCGGCGCCGGCCCGTCGAGATGCTCGATCTCGTCGCTGGCGGCTGGCTCCTGTGTGCCCTGGTGGCGCTGCAGCTCACCGAGCACGTGCGCCCGCGCTTCTCCCTCGTCCTCCTGCCACCTGCAGCGCTGCTCGCGGCGAGCGCCCTCGCCTGGCTCGCGACGCTGCGCGCCCACCCGCTTCTCCGCGCTGCACCGCTCGCGCTCGCCGCCGTGGTGGCGCTGGCGACCGACCTGCGCTGGCAGGCGCGGTGGTGGAGCACGCCGACCTACCAGCTCCGCGACGCCGGCGCGCAGCTCGGCGAGCTGCTGGGGCGGGACGACGTGGTGGTCGGGGCCTGGGCGCCGGTCCTCGGCTTCGACACGGCGGCCGACACCTTCTACGTGAAGGGTCCCTTCAACACCTCCCGGGCGGCATTCACGGCGCTGGGCGTCACCCACCTCCTCCTCCGGCAGCGCGACCACACCGGCGCGCGGGTGAAGCGGCTCGCGCCGGCTGCGTGGAGCGGGCGGAAGCGCGAGCTGGAGCTGCCCGTCCTCGACGAACGAATCACCCTCTTCCGCTTGCCCCGGCAGCAGCTTTCGGGCGATCCCCCGCAGTCCCGGGGTGCGGCACGCTCATCCCCGGGGGATTCGGAGTCGAAGTGA
- a CDS encoding EamA family transporter translates to MPALLVAITSIQAGAALAKELFPALGPAGTTGLRAAFAALLLLAIFRPPLLRLSRQQWRAVFPYGITVGGMNLAFYFALDRIPLGLAVTLEFVGPLGVAVLGSRRAADFLWALFAAVGIVLLAPWSGGAAALDGVGMGLALFAGACWGAYIFLGGRLSGVLPHDGQGVALGMSVAALTVLPFALPAIGNVGLTPRILGIALAVAALSSALPYTLEMVGLRALPSRTFGILMSLEPAVATLVGLFFLHETLGALQWLAVACVSAASVGSTLTARQPIPPVEA, encoded by the coding sequence GTGCCGGCGCTGCTCGTCGCCATCACCAGCATCCAGGCGGGCGCCGCCCTGGCCAAGGAGCTCTTCCCGGCGCTCGGCCCGGCGGGCACCACCGGGTTGCGCGCCGCCTTCGCCGCGCTCCTGCTCCTCGCGATCTTCCGGCCGCCGCTTCTTCGCCTCTCCCGGCAGCAGTGGCGCGCGGTCTTCCCCTACGGCATCACCGTGGGCGGGATGAACCTCGCCTTCTACTTCGCCCTCGATCGGATCCCGCTCGGCCTCGCCGTCACCCTCGAATTCGTCGGCCCCCTCGGCGTCGCGGTCCTCGGCTCGCGGCGCGCAGCGGACTTCCTCTGGGCCCTGTTCGCAGCTGTCGGCATCGTGCTCCTCGCCCCGTGGAGCGGCGGCGCAGCAGCCCTCGACGGCGTCGGCATGGGGCTCGCGCTCTTCGCCGGCGCCTGCTGGGGCGCCTACATCTTCCTCGGCGGCAGGCTCTCCGGCGTCCTGCCCCACGACGGCCAGGGCGTCGCCCTGGGGATGAGCGTCGCCGCGCTCACCGTGCTCCCCTTCGCCCTCCCGGCGATCGGCAACGTGGGCCTCACCCCGCGGATCCTCGGCATCGCCCTCGCCGTGGCGGCGCTCTCCAGCGCGCTCCCCTACACCCTCGAGATGGTCGGCCTGCGGGCGCTGCCGAGCCGCACCTTCGGCATCCTGATGAGCCTCGAGCCCGCGGTGGCGACGCTCGTGGGCCTCTTCTTCCTCCACGAGACGCTCGGGGCGCTCCAATGGCTCGCGGTGGCCTGCGTCAGCGCTGCGTCGGTGGGCTCCACGTTGACCGCACGCCAACCGATCCCACCCGTCGAGGCCTGA
- a CDS encoding zinc-binding alcohol dehydrogenase family protein, with protein MRVVEIRAFGGAEVLEDAERPLPEPGPGAVRIRMRAAGFNPVDYKWRQGLISPQLPVVLGRELAGVVDAVGEGVQAFRPGDEVFAWAGAGSSNGAYAEAVCVPAALVASKPAALSFAQAAAIPIAGMTAWVAVVERAQVRAGDAVLVAGGAGGVGSTAVPLLRHLGAAPLLVTAGSDASAAHLRDLGVDPHEVLRYDRTKDLAAEVHERTGGYGVAAAFDFVGGAMKRLCFDAVAADGSVVSIVEEPAEFPLDLWDETTSPLVTRSASFHFVQLGAAAHLGSPARLPAYGERLARLASLYESGALPPPLVEVVGPLAAHTARSAHARLEDGHVRGKLVLALNR; from the coding sequence ATGCGCGTGGTGGAGATTCGGGCGTTCGGTGGCGCGGAGGTGCTGGAGGACGCCGAGCGTCCGCTCCCGGAGCCGGGGCCCGGCGCCGTGCGCATCCGGATGCGGGCGGCGGGCTTCAACCCGGTCGACTACAAATGGCGGCAGGGCCTGATCAGCCCGCAGCTCCCCGTGGTCCTCGGACGCGAGCTCGCCGGCGTGGTGGACGCGGTGGGGGAGGGCGTCCAGGCCTTTCGCCCCGGCGACGAGGTCTTCGCCTGGGCCGGCGCCGGCTCGAGCAACGGCGCCTACGCGGAGGCGGTCTGCGTCCCCGCCGCCCTCGTCGCCAGCAAGCCCGCCGCGCTCTCCTTCGCGCAGGCCGCCGCGATCCCGATCGCCGGCATGACCGCCTGGGTCGCCGTCGTCGAGCGGGCGCAGGTGCGGGCGGGCGACGCCGTGCTCGTCGCCGGTGGGGCGGGGGGCGTCGGGAGCACCGCCGTTCCGCTGCTGCGGCACCTCGGCGCAGCGCCCCTCCTCGTCACCGCTGGCAGCGATGCGAGCGCCGCCCACCTGCGCGACCTCGGTGTCGATCCGCACGAGGTGCTGCGCTACGACCGGACGAAGGACCTCGCCGCCGAGGTGCACGAGCGCACCGGCGGCTACGGCGTCGCCGCCGCCTTCGACTTCGTCGGCGGGGCGATGAAGCGGCTCTGCTTCGATGCGGTCGCCGCCGACGGCAGCGTCGTCTCCATCGTCGAGGAGCCCGCAGAATTTCCGCTCGACCTCTGGGACGAGACGACGAGCCCGCTCGTCACCCGCTCGGCCTCGTTCCACTTCGTGCAGCTCGGCGCCGCCGCCCACCTGGGGTCTCCGGCACGCCTGCCGGCCTACGGCGAGCGTCTCGCCAGGCTCGCCTCCCTCTACGAATCCGGCGCGCTGCCGCCGCCGCTCGTCGAGGTGGTGGGCCCGCTCGCGGCCCATACCGCACGCAGCGCCCACGCCCGCCTCGAGGACGGGCACGTGCGCGGCAAGCTGGTCCTGGCGCTCAACCGGTGA
- a CDS encoding NAD-dependent epimerase/dehydratase family protein, translated as MSLHVVFGYGQIGPLLASRLAASGHQVRVVSRHRPKLPPGIEHLAGDASDEAFTRDAVRGATAAYHCINVPYPQWFELLPRIGQSLRQAALASAARLVVLDNLYMLGRPDAPMTEATPLAPRSKKGELRARLELDLLASRERGLELAIGRASDFFGPGVTGSAVLHPTNLKRLVAGKRVDVGGDPDAPHSYSYAPDVAAGLFTLGTSVRVDEPIWHLPVAFQGTTRALVEAVGRALGVDAKVGTLPGWMWLVAGLFSPMIREAKEMTYQWEGPFVLDDSRFRSAFGVEPTPRGEAIAATAAWIRERFGR; from the coding sequence ATGAGCCTCCACGTCGTCTTCGGCTACGGGCAGATCGGCCCGCTCCTCGCCAGTCGCCTCGCCGCCAGCGGCCACCAGGTCCGCGTCGTCTCGCGCCACCGCCCGAAGCTGCCGCCGGGAATCGAGCACCTCGCAGGCGACGCGAGCGACGAAGCCTTCACCCGGGACGCCGTTCGGGGCGCCACCGCCGCCTACCATTGCATCAACGTGCCCTACCCGCAGTGGTTCGAGCTCCTCCCGCGCATCGGACAGAGCCTGCGCCAGGCGGCGCTGGCCAGCGCCGCCCGGCTCGTGGTCCTCGACAACCTCTACATGCTCGGGCGTCCCGACGCGCCGATGACCGAGGCGACGCCGCTCGCTCCCCGCTCGAAGAAGGGCGAGCTCCGGGCCCGGCTCGAACTCGACCTGCTCGCCTCCCGGGAGCGGGGGCTCGAGCTTGCCATCGGCCGCGCCTCGGACTTCTTCGGCCCCGGCGTCACCGGCAGCGCGGTGCTGCACCCCACCAACCTGAAGCGCCTCGTCGCCGGGAAGCGGGTGGACGTCGGCGGCGATCCCGACGCGCCCCACAGCTACAGCTACGCGCCCGACGTGGCGGCAGGTCTCTTCACCCTCGGCACCTCCGTGCGGGTGGACGAGCCGATCTGGCACCTGCCGGTGGCCTTCCAGGGGACGACCCGGGCGCTGGTGGAGGCGGTGGGTCGCGCCCTCGGCGTCGATGCGAAGGTGGGCACGCTGCCCGGGTGGATGTGGCTCGTGGCCGGGCTCTTCAGCCCGATGATCCGGGAAGCGAAGGAGATGACCTACCAATGGGAGGGGCCCTTCGTCCTCGACGACAGCCGCTTCCGCAGCGCCTTCGGCGTGGAGCCCACGCCACGCGGCGAGGCCATCGCCGCCACCGCCGCCTGGATCCGGGAGCGATTCGGACGGTAG
- the msrB gene encoding peptide-methionine (R)-S-oxide reductase MsrB produces MEKLKLSDEAWRARLTPEQYDVLRRHGTERPGSGCFLGTKEPGTYVCAACHNPLFQAGTKFESGTGWPSFTQPIGEDAVVHVQDDSYGMRRTEVRCARCDGHLGHVFPDGPPPAGLRYCMNSVAMEHVPEGQPIELVTG; encoded by the coding sequence ATGGAGAAGCTGAAGCTCAGCGACGAAGCGTGGCGTGCGCGCCTCACTCCCGAGCAATACGACGTGCTGCGCCGCCACGGCACGGAGCGGCCGGGGAGCGGCTGCTTCCTCGGGACGAAGGAGCCCGGCACCTACGTCTGCGCCGCCTGTCACAACCCGCTCTTCCAGGCGGGCACCAAGTTCGAGTCGGGGACGGGCTGGCCTTCCTTCACCCAGCCGATCGGCGAGGATGCAGTCGTGCACGTGCAGGACGACTCCTACGGCATGCGCCGGACCGAGGTGCGCTGCGCGCGCTGCGACGGGCACCTCGGCCACGTCTTCCCCGACGGGCCGCCGCCCGCCGGCCTGCGCTACTGCATGAACTCGGTGGCGATGGAGCACGTGCCCGAGGGGCAGCCGATCGAGCTCGTCACCGGTTGA